The sequence below is a genomic window from Chondrinema litorale.
ATTTTGTTGGTTCTACTGGTTTCTATCTAACTTATATTATTCCTTTAGGCTTGTTTGGTGCATTTCTATTTTATGCCAGAACTAAGAGAAAAGAAAGTGAAAATATCTCATTAGTTAAAAACAAAAAGGCGGGTAAAGTAGCTAAAAAGCGTTTACAACAAGCCGAAAAATATATGGCGGCAGGTCAAAAAGACCAGTTTTATAAAGAGTTACTAGATGCTTTTTGGGGCTATATTGGAGATAAGTTGTCATTAGAAAGAGCAGAAATGACAAAAGATTTTGTGAAAGAGAGGTTGATTGAATACCAGATTTCTGAAGATCAGGCAAATGCTTTTATCAAGTTTATGGATGAATGTGAATTTGCTCAGTTTGCTCCATCAGCAGGTGCTTCTATGAAAGACGTTTATGATCGAGCTATTCAGCAAATCAGTGATTTAGAAAGCAACATTCAAAAAAAGGCAACAGTAAAAACAGTTTAAATTAAGATACCATGCAAAAGACAGTAAAAATATTCGGTGTTTTATATTTCCTGTTAATTCTATTGTTTAATGCTTCTGCACAAGAAGAAATAGATCAGCAAATTAAAGAAGCAGAAACATACTATGCTGAAGGTAAATACCAACAGGCAGTTCAGGTTTATGAGAATCTATTAAAAAGTACAGGTAAGGAGTCTTTTGGTGTTTATTTTAATTTGGGCAATGCTTACTTTAAGTCTAATGATATTCCTGCGGCTATACTTAATTACGAGCGTGCAAGAAAGATAAAACCACAAGACGAAGATTTGTTGTTTAACCTTGAAATTGCTAACCAACAAGTTGTAGATCAGTTTGATGCAGTGCCAGAATTAGGAATAGACCAGTGGTATCGTTCTTTTTTATTTGGTCTTTCTTCGAATACTTGGGCATTTTTAAGTGCTGTGTTTTTCTCCTTAATGTTATTCTTCTTTGGCTTGTTTTTGTATAAATCTGAAGTGAATATTAAGCGCTCTTCACTACTTGGAGGTGTTTTATTGCTAATATTTTCTGCATTAACATTTATGTTTGCCAGTCAGCAAAAAGAGTATATAGTAGATAATATTGAGGCTGTAGTATTCGCTCCGAATGTAACTGCGACCAGTGCACCAAATCAAAAAAGTACATCACTTTTTGTTTTACATGAAGGTACCAAAGTTCAAGTGATAGAAGAAAAAGAGAATTGGGTGAGAATTAAGATTAGTGATGGTAATATTGGTTGGTTAGAAGCTAACAAAGTAGAAATGATTTAATTCCGCTTTCTAAGCATATAGAGTAGGAGGTAAATACTTAAAAATAAAGCTAAGTTAAACCCAATAAAACTGATTAGAGGCATTCCTAATATATAAACATTATTGCTGTTATAAGGCATATTTACACTAAGTGAAGAGCCAATTACTAAAGCTGCAATAATTAGAGCTGTCGAAATTTTATTAGCTGATACATCTATAATTTTTGATAGATGATCGAAGCCACTCAACTCGATATTTACATTCATATCACCTTTTCGCAGCTTTCTGATAATGGTTCTTATTTCACTCGGAACTACATAAAACAAAGAGCTTATTTGGGTAAGCGTATAATAAAGGTCAAGACTTAAGTTCTTGGTAGAATATTGCTCTTTAACCAGTTTTTTACCATATGGTTTTATAAATTCTAGTGTCTGGAAATTTGGATGAAGCATAAGCCCGATACCTTCTAAAATAGCAAGTGCTCGAAGAATTAAGAATACATCTCCCGGTACTTTTAATTGATATTTGTATATGATTTTTTGAAGTCTAAATGTCAACTCCGTCATTCCATCTTCTTCATTTGGAAAAACGATCATATCCTCTATTAATTCATTAAGATCATTTTCAAAACTTCTCATTTCCTCAATTTCTCCATCAATAGCAAGCCTTCTTAAATTAATAGCCATTCCCTTAGCATCTTGCTGAGCAAGGCCAATAAACACTCCTGCAAAAGCATATTTGTTTTGCTTGGTCAATTTACCCGTCATACCAAAATCGATAAGTACTACGGTGCCATCTGGTTTTATCAACACATTTCCCGGATGAGGGTCTGCATGAAAGTATCCAAACTCAAATATCTGCTTTAGGTAAATATCGAGACCTTTTTCAGCAATTTTTTCAGGCTCTAATCCCCATAGCTTAAGCTGTTCAACATCAGTGATCTTACAACCTCCAATAAACTCAATTACTAATATCTTTTTGTTGGAAAGAGATTTATAAACTTCAGGCACATAGAAACTATCCTCATTTTCATACATCTTTCTAAAGTTGATGATGTTGTTAGCTTCTATAGAATAGTCAAGTTCATTATGCATGCTTTTTTCAAAAGTCTCTGCAATTTCTAGAGGATTGAGTATGCCATTTTTCTTAAAGTAATTTTCAAGAATTTTAATCAGATCTTTCATTAAAGCTAAATCTGTTAAAATCTTGGTCTTGATTTTAGGACGCTGTATTTTGACAACCACATCTTCTCCAGTTAACAATCGAGCTCGATGCACTTGTCCAATAGAGGCTGAACCAATTGGGACTTCGTCAAAATAGGAAAAGGTTTCGGAGATAGTTTTGCCAGTTGTGGCAGCAATTATTTCTCTGGCTATTTTACCTTCAAATGGAGGGACTTTGTCTTGTAGCTTCTGGAATTCTTCAACTAATGGTGTAGGTAGTAATTCTGGGCGGTTACTAATCATTTGAGCCAACTTTACAAAGGTAGGCCCCAGTTCTTCAATCACCATTCTAATACGTTCCCATCTGGTTAATTCGAAGATAGATTTTTCAGCTCTTATCCAATTTACTTTATTTTGAGTGGGAATAAATCGTTTGAGGGCAGTTGTGGTAACAATGTCTTCAAATCCGTATCGAACCAGTACCTGAATTACTTCTCTTATGCGATTAGATTTTTTTACAGTCTGGTCCAGCAGCATTTATTAAAATTTAGTTTGGTGAAGTAAATCGGTCAAATTTAATTAAGTAAATTGATAAAAATAAAAAAGCCAGTTCTGTAAATCAGATACTGGCATTTTTGATTTAATTATCTTAGCTAAGCTGTAGTCGAAGTCTTTTTGGTAGGTTTTGTTGCTCTGGCTTCTTTTAATTCGGCTTCAAGCATTTCTACTTTAGCTTTAAGTGTTTCTACATCATCTTTAGAAGCAAATCTGAATGATTTAACAGTTTTTTCGGTAACTTTTTTAAGTTGAGTTTCAAACTCATCCTTTTTACCTTCAGTATTTTTCATGAAATCATCTACTATTTTCTTACCTTCTTCAATAGATAATTTCTCTTCTTTTACTAGTTCGTCAACTACTTTTTGTAATTTTTCTGCTGTTAGTGCAACAATCCCTACACCAGCATAAAGAAATTTTTTTAAAAGCTCTTCCATAATTTTTCTATTTGAATAATATATTGTTTAAAAATTAAAGTCATAATTCATTTTTCGTAAGAAAAAGTCAATAAATCTTACGAAAATCTTAAAAACATTGTTACTTCTTACTTAACTCAAATACTAATAGAAAGATATTTTTCTAGGTTTTACCATCCTATGATGATTGTCAGTAAATATAAATGTACCAAAAAATTACATTTATTTTTTCATCTAATATTTTTTTACAATTTTTGTGAGGTTCATTAGAATATACTTATAATTAAATTTTTTAAGCGTTGCGCAGATATTGTTGGTTAGCGTGGCTGATTCTTTTAAGTGCTTGTATCAGTCAAGATCGTTTGATTTATCTCAATGGGGATATCGATCAAACCTTCGAAAATTATCCCACACCAGAATACCGAATAAGGCCTTTAGATATATTACATATTGATCTAAATAATTTTAGTGGTAGTACTACTGATTATCTTAGGGGTGGAGTTGAAAACTCAATGTCTCAACAAGGCCTTAGTCAAGGTAATCCAGCATATTTTTACTTTAAAGGTTTTGTCGTTAATGACTCGGGATCAATAAACTTACCATTAGTTGGAACTTTAAATGTTGCTGGATTAACGACTTATGAAATCGAAACTCTTGTAAATAAGAAGTTAAAAGAAGATTATCTCCAATATCCATCAGTTAATGTTAAACTAGCGAATTTTAGAGTCTCTGTATTGGGAGAAGTTCAACAACCAGGTGTGCAATATGTATATGATAAGCAATATACATTGTTACAAGCTATTAGTCAAGCTAGAGATTTGACTGAATATGGTAATAGAGAAAAAGTTAAATTAGTAAGAAAAAATGAAGTAAATACTGAAATTTTTATCATTGATTTAACTAATCCGGAATTAATTTCTTCAGATAAGTTTTTTTTGCAGCCAAACGATGTTATTTATATAGAGCCAGTAAAAGCAAAAGCTTTTTCAGTAAACTCGAGAGTTGCTTCTTTAGGTTTGTCAATAATATCTATTGTATTAGTAATTATTAATCTTTCAAAATAATGGTGGAAAAGAACGGTAGAGAAGAAATATTACTTTTAGAAGAAGAACAGCCATTTGATATAAAAGCTTTTATTGGAAAAATAATATATCATTGGTATTATTTTGTCATTTTTGGAATAATATTTCTTACTGTAGCTTTTTTATATTTGAGGTATGCACTCCCCATATATGAAGCAAAATCAACCATCTTAATAAAGGATGAAAAAGGTGGAAGCCTTGGTGCAGATGCATTTTTAGAAGGATTAGAACTATTTAGTAATCAAAGAAACATAGATAATGAAATAGGTATTTTAAAATCTTATAGCCTACTCAATAAAGCTATTAAAGAGCTCAATTTTGAAGTTTCTTATTTTGTGAAAGGGAACTTTAAATCATCTGAAATATATGGAGAAATTCCGTTTATTCTTGATATAGATACAATTCCAGAAGATTTTAGAAATAAAGCATTTTACTTATCAGTTTCATCGTCATCACAATTTGAATTATTAAATGAATCAGAAGAGGGAGTTTCAGAAATTAATTGTGAGTTTGGAAGGTTATGTAATATAGGTAATTTTAAATTTAAACTTTCAAAATCGCCATATTTTAATTTAGAAGGATCTAAGGGAAAACAATACTTCTTTATAGTTAATGATCTTAAGAAACTCACTTTAGATTATCGAGATAAATTAAATATACAACCTGTTAGCAAAGATGCTTCTATTCTTGAGTTATCCATTCAAGGCCCAGTAATTGAAAAAGAAATTGATTTTTTAGATAAATTAAATGAAGTCTATATAAGAAGAGAATTAGATGAAAAAAATGAAATTGCTAGTAATACGATAGAGTTTATTGATGAACAATTAATACAAATAACAGATTCTCTGTCTAATGCTGAAGGTAAGTTGGAAAATTTTAGACAATCTGAAAATTTAGTTGATCTTAGTCTATCTGCAGAAAATGCACTAACTCAATTACAGGAACTCCAATCACAGCAAGCGATTTTATTAGTAAAAAATAAATACTATAATTATTTAGAGAATTATCTTCAAAATAACGAAGATCCAAATGCAATTGTAGCACCTACCTCTATAGGTATTGAAGATCCATTACTAGGTGAAATGGTTACAAGATTAAATGAATTAGGAGCACAAAAAATAGCATTATCACAACAAGTTAAACCGCAAAGTTTAGAGATTGTCTCATTAAACAATCAAATAAAACAAATAAAGAAAACTCTACTTGAAAATGTTAGAAATATTCTAAATACATCCAAAATATCTTTGGATGATATTGATAGTAGAATAGGAAAAGTACAAAGAGTTATCAATAAACTACCTGCAAATGAGAGACAACTTGTTCAAATAGAAAGAAAGTTCAATCTTAGTAGTAATTTGTATCAATATCTTTTAGAAAAACGAGCAGAAGCTGGGATTGCTAAAGCCTCAAATACTGCAGACAATAAGGTTTTAGATCATGCAATGCTGTTAAACTCAGCTCCTGTATCGCCCAAGAAAATGAGAATTTATGCTATTGCATTAATACTTTCTATAGTTCTTCCGCTTGGAATAATATTCGTTAAAGACTATTTAAATGACGATTTAATTGATCTTGATCAAATAAAGAAAAAAACAGAAGCCCCTATTCTAGGCGCTGTTACTCATAGTATTTCTGGGCAGTCATCAATTTTAGATTCACCTAAATCATCATTAGCTGAATCGTTTAGGTCTTTAAGAACTAATTTGCAATTTCTCGCTCCTGGAGAAAAAAATAAGGTAATTGGTGTGACTTCAACTGTAAGTGGTGAGGGTAAAACCTTTTGCTCAACTAACCTAGGGATTGCAATTGCCATGTTGGGTAAAAAAACAATAATTGTAGGGGCTGATTTAAGAAAACCTCGTTTAGCAAAGCAGTTTGATTTTACAGATGATTTTGGTCTTAGTAATTATTTAATTGGTAATGGAGAAGTAAATCAGGTAATTCATAAAACTAAGACTGAAAACTTAGATATCATTCCAAGTGGTCCCATTCCTCCAAATCCAGCAGAACTTCTAGCTTCACAGCGATGTAGAGATTTAGTGAAAAGCCTTAAAGAAAAATATGAATATATTATTTTTGACACTCCTCCAACAGGTTTAGTGGCAGACTACTTTGCAATGTCCGATTTCATTGATATTAATCTCTATGTTATTAGACAGGCTTATTCTAAATTAAAATTTGTAGATGATTTAGAAGAGGCTAGAAAAACAAAAAGATTTGGTAACCTTGCTATTATAATTAATGATGTGAAAAAACAACCAGGTTATGGCTACGGTTATGGCTACGGTTATGGCTACGGCTACGGCTATGAGAACGGTTATTATGAAGAAGAAGATAGTAATAGCAAAAGAGGTAATTGGTTAAAAAAAATCTTTAAAAGTTAATTGCGATTTACAGTATTATTTAGGTAGTAAATAATGCTGTAAATAAGCAAAAACTTCCATTAGGTATGCAACTCCCATATGGATGTAAATACCACCAGTTATATTTTTTGTTTGTAAGGCTATAACACCCAAGATATAACCTCCGAACATGGAGCCGATTGTTTCGCCAAGGGGTTTGCCGAAATGGAGAAATGCATAGGTTGATACCATAGGTAGAATAGCATCTTTACCCATTATTTTTGCTAAACCTATGATCAATGCGCCACGGTAAATCCATTCTACAAAAATGAAATCTAAGCCATAGACAACTTCGAAAATTGCAGCTGTGGTATATTGAGGTAATTCAAAAATGCCTAAGTATAACCACGGTTTAAATCTCGGATAAGCTTTTATGAATGAAGAACCAAATGAAGCAGATGCGATCAAAGGGATCATGATAAGTAGCATTACGATATATGGCTTATGGTCAAACTTATTCTCAGTATTTGAAATATTGAAGCCATAAATGTTCTTCTCTTTTGCATCAAAATATTTATATGTCAGCAAAAGAGGGATAGTAAAAATAGCAACTCTCTTAAATTCTCCTGCTACTTTGTATAAATACCTCTGTTCAATTGAGCTTATACCATCAAAAGAGATTAATGCTCTGTAGTAATGAAAGCCATCGACTAATCCTATTAGGCCTACAAAAACTAATGTTTTTACCCAAAACTCTTTTTCTTTTAATCTATCTGATTGGTTATTGAAAAATGCTTGTGGTATGGCTATTCCAAAATAGGCAAAGTAATAGAATGCCATGTGAGTCGGAATACCTAATGGTGTTCCAAAAAATTTATCTAATACTTTCGATTCAAAATCATAATGATAGTTTAAAGAAGTACAGATGGCTAGAAAAATAACAAAATAGCTATAGGTTTTTAAATTGAAATCCTCTTTTATGTGAGAGGTTAGATAGTGTAGAATTTTTTTCAATGTTTCAGAAATGCTAAGGTTTTAATCTTCAGATGATTAATATCATTTGTCTTCAGATTTATTTTAATTTAACTTACCCAAAAGTAAATACTAAGTGAGGTTAATTGTGTAATAACTCACTATTTATCCTTAATTTTTTCAATTATGAGAAAAGTTTTTCAACCTGAAAGTCTTGCGGTAATTGGAGCATCTTCTAAAGAAGGAAGTGTTGGTAGACAGATTTTCAGTAATTTACTTTATGGAAATTTTAAGGGTAAAATCTATCCAATTAATATCAAACATACCTATGTTTTAGATCAGGTAGCATATAAGTCAATTGAAAAACTGCCGCTTATACCTGACTTAGCCATAATTGCCATTCCTGAAGGTGAGGTACTAAAAGTGGTTAAAGCTTGTGGAAAGTTTGGTGTTAAAAGCATTGTAATTGTATCTGAAGGATTTGGGGAGAGAGGTAATATCGAAGGGATTGCCCTTCGACATAGATTAATAAGGATTGCAACTAAATATGGCATTAGAATATTTGGCCCCTCTTCGATTGGAATTATCAGTACACATATAAATCTAAATGCATCAATATTA
It includes:
- a CDS encoding GumC family protein codes for the protein MVEKNGREEILLLEEEQPFDIKAFIGKIIYHWYYFVIFGIIFLTVAFLYLRYALPIYEAKSTILIKDEKGGSLGADAFLEGLELFSNQRNIDNEIGILKSYSLLNKAIKELNFEVSYFVKGNFKSSEIYGEIPFILDIDTIPEDFRNKAFYLSVSSSSQFELLNESEEGVSEINCEFGRLCNIGNFKFKLSKSPYFNLEGSKGKQYFFIVNDLKKLTLDYRDKLNIQPVSKDASILELSIQGPVIEKEIDFLDKLNEVYIRRELDEKNEIASNTIEFIDEQLIQITDSLSNAEGKLENFRQSENLVDLSLSAENALTQLQELQSQQAILLVKNKYYNYLENYLQNNEDPNAIVAPTSIGIEDPLLGEMVTRLNELGAQKIALSQQVKPQSLEIVSLNNQIKQIKKTLLENVRNILNTSKISLDDIDSRIGKVQRVINKLPANERQLVQIERKFNLSSNLYQYLLEKRAEAGIAKASNTADNKVLDHAMLLNSAPVSPKKMRIYAIALILSIVLPLGIIFVKDYLNDDLIDLDQIKKKTEAPILGAVTHSISGQSSILDSPKSSLAESFRSLRTNLQFLAPGEKNKVIGVTSTVSGEGKTFCSTNLGIAIAMLGKKTIIVGADLRKPRLAKQFDFTDDFGLSNYLIGNGEVNQVIHKTKTENLDIIPSGPIPPNPAELLASQRCRDLVKSLKEKYEYIIFDTPPTGLVADYFAMSDFIDINLYVIRQAYSKLKFVDDLEEARKTKRFGNLAIIINDVKKQPGYGYGYGYGYGYGYGYENGYYEEEDSNSKRGNWLKKIFKS
- a CDS encoding ABC1 kinase family protein, producing the protein MLLDQTVKKSNRIREVIQVLVRYGFEDIVTTTALKRFIPTQNKVNWIRAEKSIFELTRWERIRMVIEELGPTFVKLAQMISNRPELLPTPLVEEFQKLQDKVPPFEGKIAREIIAATTGKTISETFSYFDEVPIGSASIGQVHRARLLTGEDVVVKIQRPKIKTKILTDLALMKDLIKILENYFKKNGILNPLEIAETFEKSMHNELDYSIEANNIINFRKMYENEDSFYVPEVYKSLSNKKILVIEFIGGCKITDVEQLKLWGLEPEKIAEKGLDIYLKQIFEFGYFHADPHPGNVLIKPDGTVVLIDFGMTGKLTKQNKYAFAGVFIGLAQQDAKGMAINLRRLAIDGEIEEMRSFENDLNELIEDMIVFPNEEDGMTELTFRLQKIIYKYQLKVPGDVFLILRALAILEGIGLMLHPNFQTLEFIKPYGKKLVKEQYSTKNLSLDLYYTLTQISSLFYVVPSEIRTIIRKLRKGDMNVNIELSGFDHLSKIIDVSANKISTALIIAALVIGSSLSVNMPYNSNNVYILGMPLISFIGFNLALFLSIYLLLYMLRKRN
- a CDS encoding tetratricopeptide repeat protein produces the protein MQKTVKIFGVLYFLLILLFNASAQEEIDQQIKEAETYYAEGKYQQAVQVYENLLKSTGKESFGVYFNLGNAYFKSNDIPAAILNYERARKIKPQDEDLLFNLEIANQQVVDQFDAVPELGIDQWYRSFLFGLSSNTWAFLSAVFFSLMLFFFGLFLYKSEVNIKRSSLLGGVLLLIFSALTFMFASQQKEYIVDNIEAVVFAPNVTATSAPNQKSTSLFVLHEGTKVQVIEEKENWVRIKISDGNIGWLEANKVEMI
- a CDS encoding phasin family protein encodes the protein MEELLKKFLYAGVGIVALTAEKLQKVVDELVKEEKLSIEEGKKIVDDFMKNTEGKKDEFETQLKKVTEKTVKSFRFASKDDVETLKAKVEMLEAELKEARATKPTKKTSTTA
- a CDS encoding CPBP family intramembrane glutamic endopeptidase, with the protein product MKKILHYLTSHIKEDFNLKTYSYFVIFLAICTSLNYHYDFESKVLDKFFGTPLGIPTHMAFYYFAYFGIAIPQAFFNNQSDRLKEKEFWVKTLVFVGLIGLVDGFHYYRALISFDGISSIEQRYLYKVAGEFKRVAIFTIPLLLTYKYFDAKEKNIYGFNISNTENKFDHKPYIVMLLIMIPLIASASFGSSFIKAYPRFKPWLYLGIFELPQYTTAAIFEVVYGLDFIFVEWIYRGALIIGLAKIMGKDAILPMVSTYAFLHFGKPLGETIGSMFGGYILGVIALQTKNITGGIYIHMGVAYLMEVFAYLQHYLLPK
- a CDS encoding polysaccharide biosynthesis/export family protein; this translates as MRRYCWLAWLILLSACISQDRLIYLNGDIDQTFENYPTPEYRIRPLDILHIDLNNFSGSTTDYLRGGVENSMSQQGLSQGNPAYFYFKGFVVNDSGSINLPLVGTLNVAGLTTYEIETLVNKKLKEDYLQYPSVNVKLANFRVSVLGEVQQPGVQYVYDKQYTLLQAISQARDLTEYGNREKVKLVRKNEVNTEIFIIDLTNPELISSDKFFLQPNDVIYIEPVKAKAFSVNSRVASLGLSIISIVLVIINLSK